AAGATGTTgtatttctaactaaagaaatCCCACACTACTTTGAATGTTTTCCTTGCATGTTTGTATTTTGGACCATTTTATTATGGATTTTAGGTGACCTTGCTCTTCAAGCAAGGAACTTGTATGGAGGGCATGAAGGGGAAGAGGAACAGCGTGTGCCTCAGGTGTCACCACCTCACAGCCTGGAGTTTGGCTCCAGCTCTGATAATGAGCGCATACTGGGGCTTGACAGTGGCTCTGTTGACTCCAATATGTCTCCTAAACAGGTATTTAGGATTTAAATCTCAGTTAAGAAACTTGACAAATTACACAACAGCCTTTTCCAGTTTGCATATCACAGGCAGGCCcttataattaacaaaattaaatttgttTATACCTTTTCTCAGACTCGCGGCTTACTGGACCTGTCAAGGACTGATGAATCCCTTGGTTCCATGTCACACAGTATTGTGGGCAGTGACTGGGCGCAGGTTGAAATCATTAACCTGGTTAATGATGGCACAGGATTGGGATTTGGTAATGACCTTCTATTTATGTATTGTCATTTTTTCGTTTTACTATATTGATTTggtgtgttgtttttttaaaggcTACTGCTTTGTAGTATCAGTTTTCCTTATAAATTCTTCATTGTTCTGTATTGCTAATGTTTTCCACGCGCGGTCAAGGTTGTacgtaatacaataaaaagtatttatgacAAAAATTGACCTGCATTATGTTTCAGGTATAATTGGCGCAAGGACAAGTGGCGTTATAGTTAAAACAATTTTAGCGGGAGGCGTCGCTGACAGGGATGGCCGTCTGAAATCTGGTGATCATATATTGCAGATAGGTGATGTGAGTAGTGGTTATTCTTATTTCTATAGGTGGcaataaaaaaagacaaaaatatacatatgtataacatataataataaGCAGATAATAGACTTAATGTTTGTCAAATACTTTGAATAAACCTCACTGTTGCAATTCAAGATAAGGCTTAGTTTGAGGACATTGCTAAAACTGTATCTACTGTATCTTTTTTGTTTgatgattaaatataattttttaaatatcaaatgaCACAGTGGTCTGAATACAATGAGCATCAGAAGGGGTATGGGTGGGTTTTAGATTGTTTCTAGACTTTTTCCTACTATAGGGATATGATTTTcgacatacaaaaatacacacTTAACTTGTATGCCACATTGGGTTTTCTATTGTTCTTTTATTAGCGGCATTCAAGAGGTTAATACAAGAGGTGTCCATTCGACTTCACTAGAGCATATCACATGTATGCTTCACTAGAGTCTTCACATGTAAGGAGGTTCTTATACATATAGCAAACAAGTGAATCTGATGTGGTGTATCAGGCGCACCTGATGGAGATGGGGTCGGAGCAGGTGGCGGGCGTGCTGCGCGCGTCGGGCTCGCGCGTCCGCCTCGTGGTGGCGCGGGCCGCCgaccccgccgcgccgcccggccACGCCGCGCATGCCCACCGTCCCGCGCCGCTCGTGCCTGCCAGGTAGGGTAGCTGGTAGACCTGGTGGAGGCACTTGAACgctaaaaattacaaatacataggtttgattctagttgcccattccaaaagtagcttcctatggagaaaaacgggcaagaaactaaatggttactctttttataaattaaccaccatcctccatcctccgagccttttcccaactatgttggggtcggcttccagcctaaccggattcagctgagtaccagtgctttacaaggagcgactgcctatctgacctcctcaacccagttacccgggcaacccgataccccttgaaaATTAACCACCAACCATGTACCTACAAGCCCGGCTATCTTACTGTCTTGTACTTGTCAATCACCTTTATCTCATGAACTGCAACAAGTTCATCAATGGTATACAAATTTCATCTATTCGTGTTTTTATTAGGTAGCCTGGAGACAAGagtttttatcaaaaacaacCTGCAAGATAATGTTATTGAATTTATAGATTGCTCTCGGACCCCGAGGCTCTGGACCGCTATCTACTGGACGCTGGCTTCGAGCAAGTGTTTCATACTCAACCAACACCCGTTTCTCACAACTCCAACGCGTCTCGATTCGTGTTCGACCGGTCCATTACTCCACCACCTGAAGCAGGTAATAATACGAAAAAGTTCttaataaatcattaaaaagtGATGTGATATTTTTTACTGAAATGTAAGTTTATTCACAGACGCCGAATCACCTGAGGTCGATAGATTCACTGTGCAGCTGAAGAAAGATGAAAATGGACTGGGAATCACCATAGCAGGTAATAAGTTTTGTATAAATAGTTTGCTCGGTCTCTCACAATAAGAGCCCTCAGCCCAcgttcaacaaaacaaaaagtacAGTAAAGCTGAATCTTCAACCCACTTCGAATAACTTGCCGTTTTGAAAGGATAAGTTATATTCGTGAACTATACTTCGTCGCTAGATTCAGATTCAGACACGGTTACTTGTCCGGTCAAGAATACTACTGAGTGGCGGAGACAAGATGTTTGAACAACGAAATTGTATtcgatgtttaaaaaaatattttttcacgatTTTTTGGTGTCTGCCTGAATTATATCTAGCAaccactataaaatattttttctcccaCAGGCTACGTATGCGAAAAAGAGGAGCTATCAGGTATATTCGTGAAGTCCGTGACGCCGGGCAGTGCGGCGGCACTGAGCGGTAAAGTTCGCGTCAACGACCGCATCGTCGCCGTCGACGGCGTGTCGCTCGCCGGCAAGTCTAACCAGAGAGCCGTCGATGCCTTGAAGCAGAGCGGGAACATTGTCACTTTGGAGTTGGAGAGGTTTGTTCAATTTAGTAGTGTTGTTTAGTTCTTAAATGTTAGTAAATAAGACTAGACTCAGGGGCGCATTCACTTGATATGGCTGAAaacaatattcttaaaaaaaaaaacagttataaTAGGTACACTTGGAGTTTATAAGgcagtacataggggtagtacataagggaggaGGGCATCTTCTCCAAGTATGTAAGGTGATTATTATTAAAGGTTACtgctgtaataaaaaataaataaaattaataattgagagtgaattaaaaattacataggGGTAAAATACATAAGGGACATAAGAATGAGGAAACTCAGGAAACTACATAAAGGTGTATAACCTCTCTTCGTATTTATGTAATTGGGAGATATCCCCTTATTTTTACATAGAGAGAGAGTATTTTAGTCCTAAATCATAACCTATGCATCCAGTGAAAACAACTTGGTGTACTTTGTCCCCAGATACCTCCGCGGTCCGAAGTTCGAGCAACTCCAGCAAGCGATAGCGGCGGGCGAGTCGGCGGccaccgccgcgccgccgcacaACCCCTTCCTGCACATGCACCGCCCCGACTCGCTGGCGTCGCCCGAACATGACATACCTATGGCGCAGCTGCATAACACGTGAGCGAAACGACATTAGGTTTTAGTCGGCCTTCATTCTAACTATGGATCCGTTGGCTCcataacccagttacctgggccaTCCCCTCTTTGTAAGATTGACTGTTtctgggttctgactacccataatgactgccaaagttGTCCAAATGCCAGGCGTGACCAACCAGTTTAttgtgccttctgaaacacgaaGGAACTcctcatgacaagatggtcacccatccaaggacCGACTACGCCAAGTGCTTGACCTTGTCGATCGATCGATGCGCGTGGCTTCGACTTAGTGATATCTCGAACAAATCTATTAATTCTGATGGATTAAGAAATTAGCGGTAGTGGTACAAATAAAGGTTATCTACAAGGTTTTGTTTGTACACCCTTCGGGCCAACCATCTAAAACTGATatggtttataaaaaaatcatgtaTTCTTGTTCAGCATTTCAGTGGAAAGTGCAGTAGAAGAGGCGGGCAGTTCGTCTCCGCCGGCCGCGCCTGTAGTGACGCGAGCGCAGCCCGCGTTCGAGATGCCTCGCACACATGAACAGAAGGAGGCCATCAGGAGGAAGTGGCAAGCTATACTTGGTATaacaatactttttattttatgttatagaaATATAGAGTGAATTATGAGAAAAAACCCGGACGAAGATGGGAAGATATATCCTGTCACTACATATTAgagtaaaaagtaaataatatacgcAGCTTGTACATATAAAGGCATAAAAGACTTGACGGCTTCAGCTAACTTTCAGCAAAGCTGTTTGCTATAAAGGCATGCATATGGATTGTATTATCTGGAGGAAGCGTGCCAAATAtccaatttttttatgaataaatattctattttctaataataatgCTTCAGTTCATATTGTCAAATTAAGAAAGTGGACCTTCTCATTATTACACCCGGAAAGCTGGTTAAATATCATCCTGAAGGAACTACTTTCAATGATTACAGTcgaagttttatcaaaatcttggcgcacatacatattataatgtttgttaCTTCTAAGTGATTGTcgtgaaagtcgtggtggcctagtgggcaaagaaccatcatctcgagtatgagggcacgggttcgattccaggtcaggcaagtaccaatgcaacttttctaagtttgtatgtactttctaagtatatcttagacaccaaggactgtgtttcggatggcacgttaaactgtaggtcccggctgtcattgaacatccttggcagtcgttacgggtagtcagaagccagtaagtctgacaccagtctaagcaaggggtatcgggttgcctaggtaactgggttgaggaggtcagataggcagtcgcttcttgtaaagcactggtactcagctgaatccggttagactggaagccgaccccaacatagttgggaaaaggctcggaggatgatgttacTTCTAAGTGATTGTATAATCATACGTGAATTTCCCACAGGTGACGAAGTAGAGATCGTGGTGGGCGTGGTGGtccgcggcggcggcgggctgGGCATCTCGCTGGAGGGCACGGTGGACGTGGAGGGCGGGCGCGAGGTGCGGCCGCACCACTACGTGCGCTCCGTGCTGCCCGAGGGACCCGTCGGCCGCGCCAACGTGCATCGACCCGGGGACGAGCTGCTCGGTAACAATATACACTTCTATACTCGATTTTTTTAACTGggtcgttggtctagctgtcgcaagcgcggctgctgagcacgaggtttcgggttcgattcccgggtcgggccgaaatcgcttcgAATCGTTTTCGAAACTTACACAAAGCAACCGGAAGCCTGGAtcggtgattgattcacccatgcatcgaagagcacgtaaatgttgaACAGCCGCAGTAGCCGAAAATCGACTAgctgggaggacatcatcatcattattttttttaacaaaaaaatatatttaataatgtaaatatatttaataatgtatgtacaCAGGACGCAGACaagaaaaaatagaacaaaggcacagcttattttattaaaaatctgtAGTATACAAATTCTCactatataagtatttattataaacggTGAAGTTACATGGTGACGCCCATATACCTAAAATCAGTATAAAATTCTTAACATATCCTTCACAGAGGTGAACGGGCACCGACTGTTGGGCATGAACCACCTAGAAGTGGTGTCGATCCTGAAGGAGCTGTCGAGTGAAGTGTGCATGGTGTGCGCGAGACCTCGCCCAGCGCCACCTATCGACCTAGCACCACCTGCCGCCACACTCGTCAAGGTAAACTCATGTCAAATACATGTGTGTTTATCCCttctttttaccttcaaaatagTAGGACGTcggaatcttttattttctgaagTGAGTCATGGCTATGCGCATGCAGAGTAGTGTTTTGTTCGTAGATTTTGATTATTGCTTAGCCAAAATTAACCCATTAAAGCGGAGCAAAGCCAAATATTAgtatcttaattttatttactcccCCTATGTGCTCCGCCAATACTCTCTTGTACTTTtcctatatatttattaatatttttatgtaccctACCAAGAGATAAGCATTAGTTTCAAACAAACCAAAGATGAGAACCCTAGTTTTAATACATAACAATATTTCAGGCGAAATCAGATGGGAGTCTAGCAGGTGCAGGCGCAGAAGAGGGCGGTTCGCTGTCGGCGGGCGGCAAGGTGCGCTCGCGCAGCCTCGAGCCGCTCACCGGACTTGCTATGTGGTCCTCTGAACCACAAATTATCGGTAAGTCCTTAGCAGTTAATGAATTATCGGCTTCAGAGGTGGCTTAATTTCTACTGTGGTATAATAAACAAaggttattgtttttaatttgaaattatttcgaTTTATATACGATCGTTTCAATGACTACAAAGCTATAGTCTTCAGGTTGCAGCTATATTGAGTTTCAGACCAGTCGCATCACTACTCAAAgttaatcattatttttgtcacttatgtaaattaaacaggatattttttattgtgccTTTTATACTCAATCTAACACGCTATTTTTGGGGTTTTATTCAATCATTTTCTTCTTGAGATTGGCTCCACTCCTTATACCTACTAATTTACCAACAGAGCTAGTGAAAGGCGAGCGTGGTCTCGGGTTCTCGATCCTGGACTACCAGGACCCGCTGCGGCCGTCGCACACGCTGGTGGTCATCCGCTCGCTGGTGCCGGGCGGCGTCGCGCAGCAGGACGGGCGCCTCATACCCGGGGATAGACTGCTCTTTGTTAACGATCAGGTGACTAGAGCTTACTTTATGTATGTTCATGTCTAATGCAGAAGTTACTGCTGGCAAGTTTTTGTAAACTAAATCGACTTTCATAATTCCCCAATGATAGACAGTAGAATGCATTCTGTAGCACTATGTGGATGTGGTAACTAGATGAAAAACAGCGTAGTTTAACTAGCAACAGCAAGTAGTTTTACTTACTAGACTCAAGTAAGAATGGTGGTCTCGAAAAAAATGCCGgttgaaataagtttttataagaCGAAGTTAGAAAATATGCCAAATGTAGTGATAAGCGTATGTTTAACCAAAGGACCTGTAGACTGAAGATAGTCTCGACAAgcaaattacaatatttgttttaatactgCGGTTTTTCGACCTTATTTGAATACGACAACATTTGAGACTTCACACTCTATTGAAACTCATAGTCCTCTCTTATCAAATTAATAACACAACTGCAATCTCATACAGAACCTAGAAGACGCGAGCTTAGAACAAGCAGTGGCGGCTCTGAAGGGGGCCCCTCGTGGCGTGGTACGTATCGGCGTGGCCAAGCCGCTGCCGCTCGccgacgcgccgccgccgctgccgcacaCCGCGCCGCCCACGCAGCCTTAGACCACAGAAAACGAAACAGGACAATGCAGAAGCCGACCTTGAAGAAAAAGGTAAGGAATAGTGCATTTTATGGGGTTGAAACACGCtaaaaattaatcaataaaCGTTTCAAACATAATTTTCTTGTCGCtggtttgcaaaaaaaaatagtttaaaaaaacacgcTGGTCATGctttgtcatcagaactcgagagcgtgtgcaaaatttcatccgtatcgaagaccgggaagtgggtcaaattgagATTCTAAGAtattcttacatacatagttacaagtgaagctaatataaacgTGTTCAAAAAAACCATCAACATGTTCTAATCGACTAGATCGAATTTGTACTAGGTCAGGCTTCTGCAtatttatgttttcaaaatatttgctcATTTAGACATTCAGATATCGGGAAGAGTTGTCATTAAAATGCAGATTTTATTAATTCTGCAATACCACACATCTCTCTCTGCCGATGCTATTTATATTAATAGTCTTATTATTTACTGCGATATATTATTGTAAGTTCAAATGTTTATTCTCTTTATTCTCGTTCGTGGCTAGTGTTTTATTACGAACATTTTATTACTTGTGTGTATTATGGTTATAAAATACTTTGAAGCTTATAAGTGAACAATGTATTACTTTCTGTGAGCACGTGTTCAGTTCTGAAACCTTTTGACCACCTGTAACGGTCATAACCTGCATTTTATTGTGCAATAAAGCCCAgattgtaggtatttttaaattacatacatagttgtttgaaaattacattacattttacatTTGCGTACACTTGTAACAATTCGAAACCGAGCGATGGGTCGATAGGACCGAGATGGCTAATGATTGTCAAAAggtgaatttttatttatcttcagcattccattaaaataaaaatcatgacTTAAACGTAATTGTGACAATATTGTATGATAATGAAGTTGTACTTTATCTACCTTTCTTGAGTAGAGGACATAGTAAGCATTGGGATACACTGGATAAACGGCGTAATGAGAAAAGACGAGTTAGGAGAAATAAAAGCCGTTCTAAAGGTGTGTATTGTGTATGCCATTCATCTGATTATATCATTGGGATAGGAATTTGATTTTGATGTcctgatatattatataaatagatgtcgatgatgattttattttctttacctTCCTCCTTGCGCCCCACCTCCATTATGTCCCAAAGCTAATGTAACTGTGTTATCGCGCCTTATATCAGCTGGCAAATAGACTTCTCGTTCATGTACTTAATTGAATATTATAGTATTATTCGTGTGATTTTGTATTCCATATAAGAAATACTCGTAAAATGTGATTCAAGTCGTTTATTTATAGACATATCAAAAGTTTACATAAATTGATCTTAACATTCTGTGATGCATTCCGACACTTTATGTACTTAACTGCCAATCATTGAATTTGAACAAGCCTTTgtcaatttataaaatgtttaaagttgttttattaattagataGGTAATCATTACTTAAATGTATTGAATTTATTCATAGTATTttaatgttagtttatttaaaagtattacaaaaatatctacCTGAATTGATTAAATTTTTCTTATTATCTTGATGTTAAttcctttacaaatatcatCGTCCATTCCAATTTTATTGGTATGTGTTACtttaggaataaataaaacttaatattacagttttttgttttattaaaacaacctttagattttataaaattttatatattttttgtaacaaaaatataacctatTTACACCTTTGCGTAAAGTACTATCAATCACATTGATTCCGATGCACTAGTCCCTAGTTGAGCAATAACAAATTAagttaacaataattattacgTTGTCCCTCGCCCTAAACACTAAGCTTATATTTTACTCTTTATAAAAGTCTTCTATGATGTCTTTGTACTTTTCGTAAACGACGTTTCTCTTGATTTTCAACGTTGGCCCTGTGAACAAATAAAGCAGATTTTAAACATGAGTAACAACTGGCATATACCTATAACTCGGTTTTACTTTAGACTTTGAAAGAAAGTCTAAAGAAAGTCTCGCGAGATGTTCAATGACTACATACCTAATTCTCCAGAATGCACTGAGAAGTCTTTAGGAAGGATAGCGAACTTCTGGATTTTCTGTGCGTTTGATATCGCGTGTTTGTTGGCCCGAGTTATACCCTCTTCAATGGCTTTGTATACCtgaaagaaataattattttttagtaattttaatttttccctaattttcttacaaagatcaggaatatatttataatcatggtataatcatcggcaaggatattgagccctgaccttcacctgcgcagaagtgatttattggtttatagccttaagtgtacagtgcgcaaagcgatccccactcttccgccgagagctcattatccgtgccgatatagttcggccattcagagaatgcgttcctgacacgtcgcgattgaactgacgacgtaataacattcattgattattgatataataatgttgttttaatgctcctcaattgttaaaacggtaaacaaccagcaaaaatatttttatcgtaactgcaacgccattgcaaagttacgtcgtcagttcaatcgcgacgtgtcaggaacgcattctctgaatggccgaactataactataaCTTACTGCAGCATCCTTGGTGTTGACAATTTCACTGATTTTGGTAGCTTTACTGCCGAGGCTGGCAACCCATTTCCTTGTCTCGTTGTCCAAATCGTCAGTTGCTTCACTTGTTTCAGAATTCACTTTAGCCTAAAAATAGAAAGCAGATAGAAGTCACACAGTGGTTAAGACTATTTCTTAtcttctttataaaaataatctatttttaaagTGAAACATGTGACACCAATATTCAATAGttatctatacaaatataacaaagaggaaacattttttgtttgtaccctataGGCTCCGAAAAtgctaaaccgatttgaaaaattattttaaaagactATATGCACTATTTTATTTCCGTACGAGAAGTTCCCCAGGACGTGGGTGTAACCTCGAGGAAACGGTATTAGCAAGTACCTTTTAAGCCGGCCCCTAACGTtcgaaaaaggctcgggagatgattatAAGTATATTTACCTTCAATGTAAGCAGTACGGAGAGGAACTTGCGCCTGTCTCCGATGAGCACGGCGTAGCCCACGTGCAGCAGCTCCGCCTGCACCGCCTGCTCGATCAGCACCGGCGCCACGTTCTCGCCGCCCGCCGTGATTAATAGCTCCTGGAAACACATTCACATTTACTAACACAGTATAGATAGTTCTTAATTATGAAAAGATAGGTAGCAAGTGCGGAGAGCGAGCCAGCTACTGATAgacgttttaaaaaaaatattttgctaacTCGTACACCATGAATGAGaactaaaattttaaaatctttgatgATGTCCTcatagccgattatcggctacggcggctgttctcatgtaaggagattaaccaactgcgcagaacatattacagtgcacaagcatttgcgcagacacaggtgggAACTTTAACATCTTTAATGAGATATATGTACACTTGTAAATAGTTCTCATAACATGACGAGTCAAGAACATTCTAAAAtgtgaagaaataataattcacCAAGTTGATCATGTTTTTCCTCGAaatagtaggtatttaattcTTGAAGTTAAACTGACAAAAAGATAGCAAAAATATCATACCTTTATTCTACCCGTGATGTACAGAAGACCGTTGCTGTCAACTCTGCCGATATCTCCAGAGTGCAACCAGCCTTCATCGTCAATGGCTTCCTTAGTCTTCGCCTCGTCGTTGAGATATCCCATGAAGACATGACGGCCACGCATCATGATCTCCCCGGGACCGTTGGGACTGACGGAACCACCGAACATGGTCTCTGTACCGTCTAGGAGAGCGCCCGCTGAGTCCAGGGAGAACCTGGAAGGGtgaaatttagaaattaaagtaaaaaaaagcaacaaaaaatattgaacttaAGAAAAGTATGTTGAATTCTCTTGAATGtcaaactcaaaaattataaattcaaacTTCACTGCAAAACAGCATTTGTTGAAcgtcaaagaacaatgtcagacgtcaacttaggctcaataaaaatatttcatgtacagtaaaaattcttacagttttttgtgtagtttaatgtcagaagcttttctatgttttccacttttgcattgaacttctcaaaaccaaattattccaaattattaaaacgaaaaacctgaactcgataaacaaaataattacttattgaaatgatatctttttttggaaaagttctagataacaattaaatattttataagaagttagtattttatatttaaattattgtagtaaagaactttgtgtccgtgagaatttagttttaaaagttgattgggtgggccgaaacctgacattgttctttaagaAGACCTCCCCCAAAACACCCACCCTCCACTAGTTCTTATGTGTTTTTGAGTTTGTCGATCCGAAAGAAGGATGAATATCTATTTGactcattaatatttaaattaactattGACACATTTGTATTCGAATTAACTTTTGACTCATTTACTGCGGAACAGTATCTTGCAGATAACAAAAACAGGTGCACACTTGTTTAGGTAAATAGTTACTCTAAATCACACCATTCTGATGATTAAAATGATAAGCATTAAAATATGTGATCAATTACATTCCTACTCATTAATCATTATATTGACGTCAATTACTTATGTATGTTTCCTGTTGACTTTTCGTTTTCGTTAAACTTAATTAACTTGGAAGTGAAATAATCGGTTTATTTATCACACCTACAATAATGTGTTAATTTGTTTTGGTATCGCATGACTTCACTATTAAAGTTTTTTCGTTTTCTTATAGTCGTTTCGTCTTATTGCAAGCGGTTTATCTATTTATTCAGTGAGGAATACCCCAGTAAATAATTATCATAAcagtaaaataacataataatgcTCAATCCTACTCGGTGTGAGACGagaaaaaggctgtaacgaaaACATAACACAAACAGTAAAGTTTCCCACTCACTTGGGGTATAT
Above is a window of Helicoverpa zea isolate HzStark_Cry1AcR chromosome 1, ilHelZeax1.1, whole genome shotgun sequence DNA encoding:
- the LOC124630867 gene encoding patj homolog — encoded protein: MHLGVNISNALQQLESVKAAVDQSDDPKLKAATNDDLNMLINLLESPILKSIATLHDSVGMLATQVAHHPSIIPGDFDITPAGDLALQARNLYGGHEGEEEQRVPQVSPPHSLEFGSSSDNERILGLDSGSVDSNMSPKQTRGLLDLSRTDESLGSMSHSIVGSDWAQVEIINLVNDGTGLGFGIIGARTSGVIVKTILAGGVADRDGRLKSGDHILQIGDAHLMEMGSEQVAGVLRASGSRVRLVVARAADPAAPPGHAAHAHRPAPLVPARLLSDPEALDRYLLDAGFEQVFHTQPTPVSHNSNASRFVFDRSITPPPEADAESPEVDRFTVQLKKDENGLGITIAGYVCEKEELSGIFVKSVTPGSAAALSGKVRVNDRIVAVDGVSLAGKSNQRAVDALKQSGNIVTLELERYLRGPKFEQLQQAIAAGESAATAAPPHNPFLHMHRPDSLASPEHDIPMAQLHNTISVESAVEEAGSSSPPAAPVVTRAQPAFEMPRTHEQKEAIRRKWQAILGDEVEIVVGVVVRGGGGLGISLEGTVDVEGGREVRPHHYVRSVLPEGPVGRANVHRPGDELLEVNGHRLLGMNHLEVVSILKELSSEVCMVCARPRPAPPIDLAPPAATLVKAKSDGSLAGAGAEEGGSLSAGGKVRSRSLEPLTGLAMWSSEPQIIELVKGERGLGFSILDYQDPLRPSHTLVVIRSLVPGGVAQQDGRLIPGDRLLFVNDQNLEDASLEQAVAALKGAPRGVVRIGVAKPLPLADAPPPLPHTAPPTQP